Proteins encoded by one window of Lathyrus oleraceus cultivar Zhongwan6 chromosome 1, CAAS_Psat_ZW6_1.0, whole genome shotgun sequence:
- the LOC127104733 gene encoding uncharacterized protein LOC127104733, which translates to MGTTHSFFSLECAERLGLKLSYMVGSMIVDTPTLDSVTTLWVFLNCPLTSYSRNFGMDLVCLPLRNLDVILEMNWLEFNLVHINWYDKTVSFPEFDASDELFVSPKQVDWVLKVFMILDFMKAQNEAMIGELTVVCEFPEVFLNDISDFLSEHEVEFSIELLLGTSPVLMILIGCMI; encoded by the coding sequence ATGGGTACGACACACTCTTTTTTTTCTCTTGAGTGTGCTGAGAGGTTGGGTTTGAAATTGTCTTATATGGTTGGGAGTATGATTGTTGATACCCCAACTTTGGATTCGGTAACCACTTTGTGGGTTTTTTTGAATTGTCCACTCACTAGTTATAGTAGGAATTTTGGGATGGATTTAGTATGTCTACCTTTAAGAAACCTCGATGTTATCCTTGAAATGAACTGGTTAGAGTTCAACTTAGTTCATATCAATTGGTACGACAAGACTGTGTCATTTCCAGAGTTTGATGCAAGTGATGAGTTATTTGTGTCTCCTAAGCAAGTGGATTGGGTTCTTAAAGTGTTTATGATATTAGATTTTATGAAGGCTCAAAATGAAGCTATGATTGGTGAGTTAACAGTGGTGTGCGAGTTTCCGGAAGTGTTTCTAAACGATATCAGTGATTTTTTGTCGGAGCATGAGGTGGAGTTTTCTATAGAATTACTACTTGGTACTAGTCCTGTGTTGATGATCCTTATAGGATGTATGATTTAG